CCTCATAGCCGTAAACTTGCGCCGCAATGGCGTAGAACGCGAAAGAAGGATCGGATATGATGACCTTATTTCTCTTCTCGTGTTTCATGGCCTTGAGGGTCATCTCGATAAGCTCGTTGGAGCCGTTCCCGATGAGCACCTGTTCAGGTCCCGTACCGAGTTTTTTCGCGATGGCAGCCTTTAATTCCAATTCGCCGCCGGGATATCTGTTGGTAAAAAAGAGGGCATCGAGGATACTTGAAAATACCTTCGGTGACGGCGGGAAGGGATTTTCATTGGAAGAGAGTCTCACCCAGCCCTCATCAAAACCGTACATCATGGCCTTCGGATAATAGGGTATCTTTTTGACGTCCTCGTGTATCGTTAATTTCATCTTTTCGGTCCAATAATCCTTTCTACGAATTCCATGGCGTCTCTCTGCATCTCCGCGAAGTCCTGAAGTGAAAGGCCCGCCCCGAGCACGACCTTTTTCGCATCCTCTCTGTGGATGAGGTCCTCCGGGCTGTGAGAATCCGTGTTCAGTATCAGCCTTGCCCCGATCATCTTTGCCAGGCGTGCCACATGACCGTTCGTCAGTGAATGACCCTTCCGCGACGTTAACTCTAAGAAGGTCCCGCTCTTTTTCGCCATTGCAACCTCTTCCTCGGTGATGAGGCCGGGGTGCGCGAGGATGTCTGCCCTGCCCTCGATGGCTGCCTTGTTTGTGCCTTTTTCCACTGGTTCGACGATCGTTTCCCCATGCACGACAACATAGGAGACCCCGAGCTTCCTCGCAAAGGCGATCAGCTCACCGATGAGGCCTTTGGGGCTGTGGGTTATCTCAACACCGGGGACAACGGTTATGCCCTTGTAGTGTTTCAGCTCTTTTTTTAATTTCAGGATCCCGGCGACGACCGTCTCGATGTTCGTGGAATCCACGTGATCGGAGATGCCGATAACCTTGTATCCTTTTGTCTTTGCCCTCCTTACCAACTCTGACGGCAGGAGCTCACCGTCACTGAAGAGGGTATGTGTATGCAGGTCTATCATGGCTACATCTTATATTTGCCGAAATCATCCTGGGAGAGATTCTCCAGGATCTCTTCCCACTCCGTCGTATCCGTAACGACCTTGTCGCCTTTTTGCGAGAGGTCTACCTTTGCAGATCTCTGGATAACGGACTCTTCAACAAAGATCGAAGCGCCGGTCCGCAGAGCGATCGCAAGGGCATCGCTTGGCCGGGCGTCTATGGTAAGCCTCTTGTTGTTCACGTCCAGATGTATCAGCGCATAGTAGGTATTGTCCTTCAGATCATTCACTTCTATCTTGATCACCTTGATGCCGAGCTGATCGAGGATGTTTTTGAGGAGGTCATGGGTCATTGGTCTTGGAGTCTGGATGTTTTCCAGAGCTGTTGCGATGCTCGAGGCCTCGAGAAGGCCGATCCAGATAGGAAGGACATCCTTCTCCTCCAGGTCTTTCAGAAGCACGATCGGGGTATTTGTAAAAGGATCAACGGTAATGCCCGCAATCTTCATTTCTTTCAACATACCTGCACCTCCTTCAATTTTGGTTCCCCACCTTTCAGAGAATTGGCATAACCTTTTACTATTGCAACCTCGACGAGCCTGTTCATCATTGTCTGCGGACCATAAAAGTTGACGATCTTATTTGTCCTTGTTCTCCCTGTAAGCTCCTCTTTTGAGTTTTTGCTTATGTTTTCAGTCAGCACCTCGGTCGTTTTGCCTTCCATTGCCTTGTTCTTCGAAAGCGTTATCTCTCTTTGAAGTTTTTGGAGATGGTGAAGCCTTTCCAGTGCGGCCGCCCGCGGTACCTCACCGGACAGGGTTGAGGCATGGGTAAATTTCCTCGGAGAAAAGATAAAGG
The genomic region above belongs to Syntrophorhabdaceae bacterium and contains:
- a CDS encoding histidinol phosphate phosphatase domain-containing protein — translated: MIDLHTHTLFSDGELLPSELVRRAKTKGYKVIGISDHVDSTNIETVVAGILKLKKELKHYKGITVVPGVEITHSPKGLIGELIAFARKLGVSYVVVHGETIVEPVEKGTNKAAIEGRADILAHPGLITEEEVAMAKKSGTFLELTSRKGHSLTNGHVARLAKMIGARLILNTDSHSPEDLIHREDAKKVVLGAGLSLQDFAEMQRDAMEFVERIIGPKR
- a CDS encoding bifunctional nuclease family protein yields the protein MLKEMKIAGITVDPFTNTPIVLLKDLEEKDVLPIWIGLLEASSIATALENIQTPRPMTHDLLKNILDQLGIKVIKIEVNDLKDNTYYALIHLDVNNKRLTIDARPSDALAIALRTGASIFVEESVIQRSAKVDLSQKGDKVVTDTTEWEEILENLSQDDFGKYKM
- a CDS encoding TRAM domain-containing protein, whose product is VAITADCIVGFPGEDEEDFRKTMDLIEDIQFDGIFSFIFSPRKFTHASTLSGEVPRAAALERLHHLQKLQREITLSKNKAMEGKTTEVLTENISKNSKEELTGRTRTNKIVNFYGPQTMMNRLVEVAIVKGYANSLKGGEPKLKEVQVC